The proteins below are encoded in one region of Sphingobium sp. CR2-8:
- a CDS encoding LysR family transcriptional regulator produces MLDRYLLRYFLAVVDQGNFSRAALHCHVSQPTLSVGIAKLERTLQLQLFIRSSQRVELTNAGARFLVHARRIEREFNNALQSMSGGDMEHPNLRIGILSSIPADVIADCIAQTRPTDGYRFELLFGSERELTGHLAKGRIDCALTLVGRGGDRFMERAVMTEGYGLALSANHPLAAEREIAPERLAQDVMIVRRHCEALSDTSRFFTERGIRPHFAFRSTNDERVLHMVAAGLGLTVMPACYRAPGVVRPRLAGFSIERTIGWAGTADAEYLLNDMPPLLRAIEERLSNLR; encoded by the coding sequence ATGCTCGATCGATATCTGCTCCGCTACTTTCTGGCTGTCGTGGACCAAGGCAATTTCTCGCGCGCGGCGCTGCACTGCCATGTGTCCCAGCCTACCTTGTCGGTCGGCATCGCCAAGCTGGAACGGACGCTTCAACTCCAACTCTTCATCCGTTCCAGCCAGCGCGTGGAGCTGACGAATGCCGGCGCGCGCTTCCTGGTCCACGCCCGGCGGATCGAGCGGGAGTTCAACAACGCGCTCCAATCCATGTCCGGCGGCGACATGGAGCATCCCAATCTGCGCATCGGCATCCTGTCCAGCATACCCGCAGATGTCATCGCCGACTGCATCGCGCAAACCCGTCCGACGGACGGCTATCGGTTCGAACTTCTGTTCGGCAGCGAGCGGGAACTGACCGGCCATCTGGCGAAGGGACGGATCGACTGCGCGCTTACGCTTGTGGGGCGTGGCGGCGACCGTTTCATGGAGCGCGCGGTCATGACCGAAGGCTATGGCCTGGCCCTGTCAGCCAACCACCCGCTTGCAGCAGAGCGGGAGATCGCGCCGGAACGATTGGCGCAGGACGTGATGATCGTACGACGTCATTGCGAGGCGTTGTCCGACACCAGCCGGTTTTTCACAGAAAGAGGCATACGCCCCCATTTCGCCTTCCGCTCCACCAACGACGAACGGGTGTTGCATATGGTCGCGGCAGGCCTGGGCTTGACGGTCATGCCCGCCTGCTATCGCGCCCCGGGCGTCGTCAGGCCGCGACTGGCCGGCTTCTCGATCGAACGCACGATCGGCTGGGCGGGCACCGCCGACGCCGAATATCTGCTCAACGACATGCCGCCCTTGCTTCGTGCGATAGAGGAGCGCCTTTCCAACCTTCGCTGA
- a CDS encoding isovaleryl-CoA dehydrogenase produces the protein MSDFDFALGDNADMIRDSASRFASDRIAPLAAEIDAKDWFPVELWPEMGALGLHGITIEEEYGGLGLGYLEHVVAQEEVARASASIGLSYGAHSNLCVNQIRRWASPQQKAKYLPKLISGEHVGSLAMSEAGAGSDVVSMKLRADKKGDRYVLNGTKFWITNAAYADTLVVYAKTGEGSRGITTFLIEKGMKGFSIGQKIDKMGMRGSPTAELVFDDCEVPQDNVMGPLNGGVGILMSGLDYERTVLSGIQLGIMQACLDVVLPYVRERKQFGKPIGAFQLMQAKIADMYVALNSARAYVYAVARACDAGRTTRFDAAGAILLASENAMKVALEAVQALGGAGYTRDWPVERFMRDAKLLDIGAGTNEVRRMLIGRELIGV, from the coding sequence ATGAGCGATTTCGATTTTGCCCTTGGCGACAATGCCGACATGATCCGCGACAGCGCCAGTCGGTTCGCATCCGATCGGATCGCGCCGCTTGCGGCCGAGATCGATGCGAAGGACTGGTTCCCGGTGGAACTTTGGCCCGAAATGGGGGCGTTGGGCCTGCATGGCATCACCATCGAAGAGGAATATGGCGGGCTTGGCCTGGGCTATCTGGAGCATGTCGTGGCGCAGGAGGAAGTCGCGCGCGCATCCGCGTCCATTGGTTTGAGCTATGGCGCGCACTCCAATCTTTGCGTCAATCAGATCCGTCGCTGGGCAAGTCCGCAGCAGAAGGCGAAATATCTGCCCAAGTTGATTTCCGGCGAGCATGTCGGTTCGCTCGCCATGTCCGAAGCCGGGGCCGGTTCCGACGTCGTGTCGATGAAGCTGAGAGCGGACAAGAAGGGCGACCGCTATGTCCTGAACGGTACGAAGTTCTGGATCACCAACGCGGCCTATGCCGACACGCTGGTGGTTTATGCCAAGACCGGGGAAGGATCGCGCGGCATCACGACCTTCCTGATCGAGAAGGGGATGAAGGGTTTTTCGATCGGGCAGAAGATCGACAAGATGGGCATGCGCGGTTCGCCCACGGCGGAACTGGTGTTCGACGATTGCGAAGTGCCGCAAGACAATGTGATGGGACCGCTGAACGGTGGCGTGGGCATCTTGATGTCGGGGCTGGACTATGAGCGCACGGTATTGTCGGGCATTCAACTGGGCATCATGCAGGCATGCCTGGACGTTGTGCTGCCCTATGTTCGGGAGCGCAAGCAGTTCGGCAAGCCGATCGGCGCGTTCCAGTTGATGCAAGCGAAGATCGCGGACATGTATGTCGCGCTGAATTCGGCGCGGGCCTATGTCTATGCCGTCGCGCGGGCCTGCGACGCTGGCCGGACGACGCGCTTCGATGCTGCAGGCGCGATCCTTCTGGCGTCGGAAAATGCGATGAAGGTCGCGCTGGAGGCGGTGCAGGCGCTGGGCGGGGCGGGCTATACCAGGGATTGGCCCGTCGAGCGCTTCATGCGCGACGCCAAGCTGCTCGATATCGGGGCGGGCACCAACGAGGTGCGGCGGATGCTGATCGGGCGGGAGTTGATCGGGGTATGA
- a CDS encoding carboxyl transferase domain-containing protein — MSAPVIDSKLFTDSAAFRANAAHNRALAGELRAKVAKSALGGSEAARNKHVARGKLLPRDRVERLLDPGSPFLEIGQLAANGLYGDEVPGAGIIAGIGRVSGRQVMIACNDATVKGGTYYPLTVKKHLRAQEIAAENRLPCIYLVDSGGANLPNQADVFPDRDHFGRIFFNQANMSAQAIPQIACVMGSCTAGGAYVPAMSDESVIVRNQGTIFLAGPPLVQAATGEIISAEDLGGGDLHGRKSGVVDHVADNDEHALTIVRDIVATLQPDRIADGNLRAPVPPQYDPAELYGIIPQDVRAPYDVREVIARIVDGSALHEFKALYGTTLVCGFAHIHGMPVAILANNGVLFSESAIKGAHFIELACQRRIPLLFLQNISGFMVGGKYEAEGIAKNGAKLVTAVATASVPKVTVLIGGSFGAGNYGMCGRAYQPRFLFTWPNARISVMGGEQAASVLATVHRDAAKWTVEEAEAFKAPIRQTYEDEGNPYYATARLWDDGIIDPAQTRDVLGLAFAATLNAPIADRAQFGVFRM; from the coding sequence ATGAGCGCGCCCGTCATCGACAGCAAGCTGTTCACCGACAGTGCGGCATTTCGCGCCAACGCGGCGCATAATCGCGCTTTGGCAGGCGAGTTGCGCGCCAAGGTGGCGAAATCGGCCTTAGGCGGATCGGAGGCTGCGCGGAACAAGCATGTCGCGCGGGGCAAGCTGCTGCCCCGCGACCGGGTGGAACGGTTGCTCGATCCCGGATCGCCTTTCCTGGAGATCGGTCAGTTGGCCGCGAACGGCCTGTATGGCGACGAAGTGCCGGGAGCGGGCATCATCGCCGGGATCGGCCGGGTGTCGGGGCGACAGGTGATGATCGCCTGCAACGACGCTACCGTGAAGGGTGGCACCTATTATCCGCTGACGGTGAAGAAGCATCTGCGCGCGCAGGAAATCGCGGCGGAAAACCGGCTGCCCTGCATCTATCTAGTCGACAGCGGCGGGGCGAACCTGCCCAACCAGGCCGACGTCTTCCCCGACCGCGATCATTTCGGCCGCATATTCTTCAACCAAGCCAATATGAGCGCGCAGGCTATTCCGCAGATCGCTTGCGTGATGGGCAGTTGCACCGCAGGTGGCGCCTATGTGCCTGCGATGTCCGATGAAAGCGTGATCGTGCGGAACCAGGGGACGATCTTCCTGGCGGGGCCACCACTGGTGCAGGCGGCGACGGGTGAGATCATCAGCGCGGAGGATCTGGGCGGCGGCGATTTGCATGGCCGCAAGTCGGGTGTTGTCGATCATGTCGCGGACAATGACGAACATGCGCTGACGATCGTGCGGGATATCGTGGCGACGTTGCAGCCGGATCGGATAGCGGACGGCAATCTGCGCGCGCCGGTCCCACCCCAATATGATCCCGCCGAACTCTATGGCATCATTCCACAAGACGTCCGCGCGCCCTATGACGTGCGCGAAGTGATCGCGCGGATCGTGGACGGCAGCGCATTGCATGAGTTCAAGGCGCTCTATGGCACGACGCTGGTCTGCGGCTTTGCGCATATTCATGGCATGCCCGTCGCCATCCTGGCGAATAATGGCGTCCTGTTCAGCGAAAGCGCGATCAAGGGGGCGCATTTCATCGAACTGGCATGCCAGCGGCGCATACCCCTGCTGTTCCTCCAGAATATTTCCGGCTTCATGGTGGGCGGCAAATATGAGGCGGAAGGGATTGCCAAGAATGGGGCGAAGCTGGTCACGGCTGTCGCGACGGCTTCGGTCCCCAAAGTGACTGTGCTGATCGGCGGCAGTTTCGGCGCGGGCAATTATGGCATGTGCGGGCGCGCCTATCAGCCGCGCTTCCTGTTTACTTGGCCCAACGCCCGCATCTCCGTCATGGGAGGGGAGCAGGCGGCGAGCGTGCTGGCGACAGTTCATCGCGACGCCGCCAAATGGACGGTGGAAGAGGCCGAAGCCTTCAAGGCGCCGATCCGGCAGACATATGAGGATGAAGGCAATCCCTATTACGCCACCGCGCGCCTGTGGGACGATGGCATTATCGACCCGGCCCAGACCCGCGACGTGCTGGGGCTGGCCTTTGCCGCAACGCTGAACGCACCGATCGCCGATCGGGCGCAGTTCGGCGTGTTCAGGATGTAA
- a CDS encoding acetyl/propionyl/methylcrotonyl-CoA carboxylase subunit alpha → MIQSLLIANRGEIACRVIRTARRMGIRTVAVYSDADADALHVRDADVAVHIGPSPVRESYLLGDRIIAAALETGAEAIHPGYGFLSENAEFAQAVIDAGLIWVGPDPASILAMGLKDAAKTLMAKAGVPVTPGYMGEIQTTEHLKAQADAIGYPVLIKAVAGGGGKGMRLVEASADFADALASCQREAASSFGNAHVLIEKYIQRPRHIEVQVFGDKHGHIVHLFERDCSLQRRHQKVIEEAPAPGMTDCTRAAICDAAVRAAKAVNYVGAGTIEFIADGSAGYVSPDRIWFMEMNTRLQVEHPVTEEITGVDLVEWQLRIAAGEPLPKQQHELSINGHAMEVRLYAEDPAKGFLPSIGRLEQFELDGSVRIDKGVYQGARISPYYDPMIAKMIAHASDREAARADLVHALDRSVIWPVRTNAAFLMNLLDHPDFVAGSVDTGLIARAGDTLMPSPLPSDDLLSDAAAQFGRQALAGFRLNAVPQQDIMLTVNGQAMAAHMPIYDYVEQKALAGRFDAPEALWWTENGQTWRIEPCRVSGEGGGAAADGAILSPMPGRIIAVAVAAGETVLKGQKLLTLEAMKMEHSLVAPFDGTIAELNAQEGGQVSEGALLVKIEAAVD, encoded by the coding sequence ATGATCCAATCCCTTCTGATCGCCAATCGCGGCGAAATCGCCTGCCGCGTCATCCGCACGGCGCGGCGCATGGGCATCCGCACCGTCGCCGTCTATTCGGACGCCGACGCCGACGCGCTGCATGTACGCGATGCGGACGTCGCCGTGCATATCGGTCCTTCGCCGGTGCGCGAGAGCTATCTGCTGGGCGATCGGATCATCGCCGCTGCGCTGGAGACGGGAGCGGAGGCGATCCATCCCGGTTATGGCTTCCTCTCGGAAAATGCCGAATTTGCTCAGGCGGTCATCGACGCAGGGCTGATCTGGGTCGGGCCCGACCCCGCCAGCATATTGGCGATGGGGTTGAAAGATGCAGCCAAGACACTGATGGCGAAGGCCGGCGTGCCGGTGACGCCCGGCTATATGGGCGAAATCCAGACGACCGAGCATCTGAAGGCGCAAGCCGACGCGATCGGCTATCCCGTCCTCATCAAGGCGGTGGCGGGCGGCGGTGGCAAGGGGATGCGGCTGGTTGAGGCTTCGGCCGATTTCGCCGATGCCCTGGCATCCTGCCAGCGGGAGGCGGCGTCCTCCTTCGGCAATGCGCATGTGCTGATCGAGAAATACATCCAGCGCCCGCGCCATATTGAAGTGCAGGTGTTCGGTGACAAGCATGGCCATATCGTCCATCTGTTCGAGCGCGATTGTTCGCTACAGCGACGCCACCAGAAGGTGATCGAGGAAGCGCCGGCCCCCGGCATGACCGATTGCACGCGCGCCGCCATCTGCGACGCGGCGGTGCGGGCAGCGAAAGCGGTCAACTATGTCGGGGCAGGGACGATCGAATTCATCGCCGACGGATCGGCCGGCTATGTCAGTCCCGACCGCATATGGTTCATGGAAATGAACACGCGGCTTCAGGTCGAGCATCCGGTGACCGAGGAGATCACAGGCGTCGATCTGGTCGAATGGCAATTGCGGATCGCAGCCGGCGAACCCTTGCCCAAGCAACAGCATGAATTGTCGATCAACGGCCATGCGATGGAGGTGCGGCTTTATGCGGAAGACCCCGCCAAGGGCTTCCTGCCGTCGATCGGTCGGCTTGAACAGTTCGAACTGGATGGCAGCGTCCGCATCGACAAGGGCGTGTATCAGGGCGCGCGCATATCGCCCTATTACGACCCGATGATCGCCAAGATGATCGCGCATGCGAGCGATCGGGAAGCCGCGCGCGCAGATCTGGTCCACGCGCTGGACAGGAGCGTCATCTGGCCGGTCCGCACCAACGCCGCCTTCCTCATGAACCTGCTGGACCACCCCGATTTCGTGGCGGGATCGGTTGACACCGGCCTGATCGCGCGAGCGGGCGACACGCTGATGCCATCGCCGCTCCCGTCGGATGATTTGCTGTCGGATGCAGCCGCGCAATTTGGGCGTCAGGCCCTCGCCGGTTTCCGGCTGAATGCGGTGCCGCAGCAGGATATCATGCTGACCGTCAATGGGCAGGCGATGGCGGCCCATATGCCGATCTACGACTATGTCGAGCAGAAGGCGCTTGCCGGGCGGTTCGACGCGCCCGAAGCGTTGTGGTGGACGGAAAACGGCCAGACCTGGCGGATCGAGCCGTGCCGCGTTTCAGGCGAGGGCGGCGGGGCGGCCGCCGATGGCGCGATCCTTTCGCCCATGCCGGGGCGGATCATTGCGGTCGCGGTCGCCGCAGGTGAGACGGTGCTTAAAGGCCAGAAGCTGCTGACGCTGGAAGCCATGAAGATGGAGCATAGCCTAGTCGCGCCCTTTGATGGCACCATCGCGGAACTCAACGCGCAGGAGGGCGGGCAGGTGAGCGAAGGCGCGCTGCTGGTCAAGATCGAAGCCGCCGTCGATTGA
- a CDS encoding MaoC family dehydratase, translating into MRDDMAGRYFDQWQVGDRIEHDIRRTVTETDNLLFTVMTHNSQPLHLDAEAAKASEFGQILVNGTFTFALMIGLSITDTTLGTLIANLGYDKLVHPKPVAIGDTMRGTTVVADLKESRSRPNAGIVTFAHELLNQRDEVVCRCLRMALLKKAG; encoded by the coding sequence GTGCGAGACGATATGGCAGGACGATATTTCGACCAGTGGCAGGTGGGCGACCGCATCGAGCATGACATCAGGCGGACGGTGACGGAGACGGACAATCTGCTGTTCACGGTGATGACCCATAACAGCCAGCCGCTCCATCTGGACGCGGAGGCGGCGAAGGCGTCGGAGTTCGGGCAGATACTGGTCAACGGCACCTTCACTTTCGCACTGATGATCGGGCTTTCCATCACGGACACGACGCTGGGCACGCTGATCGCCAATCTGGGCTATGACAAGCTGGTGCATCCCAAGCCTGTCGCGATCGGCGATACGATGCGCGGCACGACGGTGGTCGCGGACCTCAAGGAATCCAGGTCTCGACCCAATGCGGGGATCGTCACCTTTGCGCACGAACTGCTGAACCAGCGGGACGAGGTGGTGTGCCGGTGCCTGCGCATGGCGTTGTTGAAGAAGGCGGGCTGA
- a CDS encoding HpcH/HpaI aldolase/citrate lyase family protein, with amino-acid sequence MRLRSLLFMPADRPERFTKAAASGADALILDLEDSVVPDRKAAGREAVARWLAADRHITTFVRVNHLGSEWTADDLQAVMPGQPDGIMLPKAEGAASVRALMALMGGASTPVLPIATETPAAIFELGSYGAVGDRLAGLTWGAEDLPAAIGASTARETDGRYTPPYEMVRSLTLFAAHAAGTLAIETVYPKVDDADGLAAYVARARRDGFVGMMAIHPRQVAIINDGFTPTAADMAEARAIIDAFDGAPEAGALLHNGRMIDRPHLVQARRILGLS; translated from the coding sequence ATGCGGTTGCGTTCGCTGCTTTTCATGCCCGCCGATCGGCCCGAGCGGTTCACCAAGGCTGCGGCCAGCGGCGCCGACGCGCTGATCCTGGACCTGGAGGATTCGGTCGTGCCGGATCGGAAGGCGGCGGGGCGCGAGGCAGTGGCGCGGTGGCTGGCGGCGGACCGACACATCACCACCTTTGTTCGGGTGAACCACCTGGGCAGCGAATGGACGGCCGACGACCTTCAGGCCGTGATGCCGGGGCAGCCCGATGGCATCATGCTGCCCAAGGCCGAAGGCGCGGCTAGCGTACGAGCGCTGATGGCGCTGATGGGCGGGGCATCGACACCCGTGCTGCCGATCGCGACGGAGACGCCGGCGGCGATCTTTGAACTAGGGAGCTATGGCGCGGTCGGGGATCGGCTGGCGGGACTGACATGGGGGGCCGAAGACCTGCCCGCCGCGATCGGCGCGTCGACGGCCAGGGAAACGGACGGCCGCTACACGCCGCCCTATGAGATGGTGCGATCGCTGACATTATTTGCCGCGCATGCGGCCGGAACGCTGGCGATCGAAACCGTCTATCCCAAGGTCGACGATGCCGACGGACTGGCCGCCTATGTCGCGCGCGCCCGGCGGGACGGCTTCGTCGGGATGATGGCCATCCATCCCAGGCAGGTGGCGATCATCAACGACGGCTTCACGCCGACAGCGGCGGACATGGCAGAAGCGCGCGCCATTATCGACGCCTTCGATGGCGCACCGGAGGCGGGTGCGCTGCTCCATAATGGTCGGATGATCGATCGGCCGCATCTGGTGCAGGCGCGGCGGATTTTGGGGCTTTCCTAG
- a CDS encoding winged helix-turn-helix transcriptional regulator, with translation MDKIAIDDHWREDCAPRRVLELFATKWTSMILHVLHARLDGVARTGVLHRSLPGISKKMLTQTLRDMEAVGLVTRHVHGTIPPAVEYRLTPLGLRFVEPIEWLYAWGRENADALDQLGSRPTSRRPA, from the coding sequence ATGGACAAGATCGCTATCGACGACCACTGGCGGGAGGATTGCGCACCGCGCCGCGTGCTCGAACTGTTCGCAACGAAATGGACGAGCATGATCCTGCATGTCCTGCACGCACGGCTGGATGGCGTGGCCCGCACGGGCGTATTGCACCGCAGCCTGCCCGGCATTTCCAAGAAGATGCTGACCCAGACGTTGCGGGACATGGAAGCTGTCGGGCTTGTCACGCGCCACGTCCACGGCACGATACCGCCTGCGGTCGAATATCGCCTGACGCCGCTGGGCCTGCGCTTCGTCGAGCCGATCGAATGGCTCTATGCCTGGGGACGTGAAAATGCCGACGCGCTGGATCAACTGGGCAGTCGGCCGACGTCGCGGCGTCCCGCCTGA
- a CDS encoding SDR family oxidoreductase has product MAGTALVVGASGIVGSATAALLLEQGWTVTGMARRPVEQRGVGPIAVDLQDAAATAAALAGLNPDAVFITTWLRQDSEAENIRVNAAMVRNLLDGLRRDDAGPRHVALVTGLKHYLGPFEAYGKGVLPQTPFREEQGRLDVENFYYAQEDALFAAAERDGFSWSVHRPHTVIGKAVGNAMNMGTTLAVYATLCRETGRPFRFPGSPAQWHGLTDMTDARQLARHLLWAAETPAARNEAFNVVNGDIFRWSWMWGRIADWFGLEPAPFDGDIQPLEQQMADDGPIWRAIAEREGLAEADIDRLASPWHSDADLGRPIEVVTDMSKSRQLGFTAYQPTDQAFFALFEQLRQDRLIP; this is encoded by the coding sequence ATGGCCGGAACGGCATTGGTAGTGGGTGCGAGCGGCATCGTCGGCAGCGCGACGGCAGCGCTGCTTTTGGAACAGGGTTGGACGGTCACGGGCATGGCCCGCCGCCCCGTCGAGCAGCGCGGGGTCGGACCGATCGCCGTCGACTTGCAGGATGCTGCCGCAACGGCGGCCGCGCTGGCGGGGCTGAACCCCGATGCCGTGTTCATCACGACCTGGCTGCGGCAGGATAGCGAGGCGGAGAATATCCGCGTCAATGCCGCCATGGTCCGCAATCTGCTGGACGGTCTGCGCCGCGATGATGCCGGACCGCGCCATGTCGCGCTGGTGACTGGCCTTAAACATTATCTGGGGCCGTTCGAGGCCTATGGGAAGGGCGTGCTGCCGCAGACGCCCTTTCGCGAAGAACAGGGTCGGCTGGATGTCGAGAATTTCTATTATGCGCAGGAAGACGCGCTGTTCGCCGCCGCCGAGCGCGACGGCTTTAGCTGGAGCGTCCATCGCCCGCATACGGTGATCGGCAAGGCCGTGGGCAATGCCATGAATATGGGGACCACCCTTGCGGTCTATGCGACGCTTTGTAGGGAAACGGGGCGACCGTTCCGCTTTCCCGGCTCACCGGCCCAGTGGCATGGCCTGACCGACATGACCGATGCGCGGCAGCTTGCTCGGCATTTGCTGTGGGCTGCGGAGACCCCGGCAGCCCGGAACGAAGCGTTTAATGTGGTCAATGGCGACATCTTCCGCTGGAGCTGGATGTGGGGCAGAATTGCCGACTGGTTCGGCCTGGAGCCTGCCCCGTTCGACGGCGACATCCAGCCCCTGGAGCAACAGATGGCGGATGACGGACCGATCTGGCGCGCCATCGCCGAGCGCGAAGGGCTGGCGGAGGCCGATATCGATCGGCTCGCCTCACCCTGGCATAGCGACGCGGATCTGGGGCGGCCGATCGAGGTCGTGACCGACATGTCCAAAAGCCGCCAGCTTGGGTTCACGGCCTATCAGCCGACGGATCAGGCCTTTTTCGCCCTGTTCGAACAATTGCGGCAGGATCGCCTCATTCCGTGA
- a CDS encoding Ca2+-dependent phosphoinositide-specific phospholipase C: MRRILLATAIATAALTLVGAADPASRPRAMNDIQVIGSHNSFKARIPAAVMARIRAMEPKLADGLDYYHLPLTQQLDAGVRQLELDIFADPQGGRYADPKGETWARAAGEQTGFDRAAMMKPGFKTFHIPDVDYLSSCATLVRCLRAVDTWSRAHPRHLPIMITLNAADTPSNRPGITDPLPLDDQGLLDALDAEIRSVLPGKRLITPDEVRGRATTLRDAVRGQGWPSLERACGRIYILLDVRRAVSDAYRAGHPSLAGRPMFGWYPDGDPESAIQIVQDPLTDGEKIRDWVEQGVIVRTRTDANTVEARTQDYSKAKAAMASGAQAVSTDYYPGAPDPLKLGFSVTLPDAAMARCSPVRIKAGCRLRP; this comes from the coding sequence ATGCGCAGGATCCTTCTCGCTACCGCCATCGCCACCGCCGCGCTGACCCTGGTCGGCGCGGCGGACCCGGCGTCCCGGCCCCGCGCGATGAACGACATCCAGGTCATAGGATCGCACAACAGCTTCAAGGCCCGTATTCCCGCCGCCGTCATGGCTAGGATCCGGGCGATGGAGCCGAAGCTGGCCGATGGTCTCGATTATTATCATCTGCCGCTGACGCAGCAGCTGGACGCTGGCGTCCGCCAGCTTGAACTGGATATCTTCGCCGATCCGCAGGGCGGGCGCTATGCCGACCCGAAGGGCGAGACATGGGCGCGCGCCGCGGGCGAACAGACCGGCTTCGATCGCGCGGCGATGATGAAGCCCGGCTTCAAGACCTTTCACATTCCCGATGTCGATTATCTCAGCAGTTGCGCGACATTGGTGCGATGCCTGCGTGCCGTCGACACATGGTCGCGCGCGCATCCCCGACATCTGCCGATCATGATCACGCTCAATGCTGCGGATACGCCGTCGAACCGGCCTGGCATCACCGATCCGCTCCCCTTGGACGACCAGGGCCTGCTCGATGCCCTGGATGCGGAGATCCGCTCCGTCCTGCCGGGCAAGCGGTTGATTACGCCGGATGAGGTTCGGGGCAGGGCGACGACCTTGCGCGACGCGGTACGCGGCCAGGGCTGGCCCAGCCTGGAGCGCGCGTGCGGACGCATCTACATCCTGCTCGACGTGCGGCGCGCCGTCTCCGATGCCTATCGCGCAGGCCATCCCTCGCTCGCCGGGCGACCGATGTTCGGCTGGTATCCCGATGGCGACCCGGAATCCGCCATCCAGATCGTGCAGGACCCTTTGACAGACGGCGAGAAAATTCGCGACTGGGTAGAGCAGGGCGTGATCGTGCGCACCCGTACGGACGCCAATACGGTCGAAGCTCGGACTCAGGACTATAGCAAGGCGAAAGCGGCCATGGCGAGCGGGGCGCAGGCCGTCAGCACCGACTATTATCCCGGCGCGCCCGATCCCCTGAAACTGGGCTTCTCCGTCACATTGCCCGACGCCGCCATGGCGCGATGCAGCCCGGTCCGTATCAAGGCAGGATGTCGATTGCGGCCTTGA